In Streptococcus porcinus, the genomic window TTGATGCTGGAAAATCCACTGGCAATTCATCAGGTTTACAATATTACGAATGACCAACCCATGGTCTTTAAAGACTTGGTCAGCTATTTCTTTAAGCAATTGGGTCAGCCTGTTCATTTTCGCAAGATACCGGCGCAGCCGGTCTACGGTGCGGCAGCCTTTTTGGAGTGGCTCTATAAGGGCTTAAAGCTCAAGGGGGAGCCACGGATGACCCTTTATACTTATTATTTGGTCCGTTATAGTCAGACCCTTTCGGTGGAAAAGGCTAAGGGAGAATTAGGTTATGCACCAATCATGACCCTTGAGGAAGGAATTGACAATTATGTCAAAAATCAAAAGTCTTAAGTATTTTGAATGTGGCTACTGTGTTAATCAGGAGAGCATGATTTTTAAAGGGGTGCCCAAAAAAGAAGTGCTCTTTCCGGCGGGTGTTTTTCTGATTAATCATGAGGACTTAGGCTATATTCTTTATGATACCGGCTACGCTGTCGATGTCGCTTCAAGTAAAAAACTCAAATATCTCTTATATCGTCTCCCTAATCCCATTCATCTGAAAAGGGAAGATTGTATTGATAGACAATTAGAAAAGCTAGATATTAAAGTCAGTCACATTAATCATATCATTATTTCACACCTGCACCCTGATCATATTGGATGCTTGAAACTTTTTCCAAATGCTGACTTCTATCTGAGTCGAAAGGCTTATCAATGCTACTTAAAACCTAAGTTTCGCGAACTGATTTTTCAGGAATACTTTCCAGAAGATTTTGATAAACGTCTGCAAGTCTTAGATTTTCCGACAGATTCTAGTCTCTTGCCAGGGCAAAAGTGCTTAGATTTTCTTATGGATGCTTCCATCATGGCTTATTCTCTGGATGGTCATGCAAAAGGGCAACTCTGTTTGCATTTACCGGAGAAAAAGCTCTTTTTAGCAGCCGATACAGTTTGGCGGACCGATATGTTGGATAAGATTGACCGCATGCGAACCATTCCCAGACTGATTCAGTCCGATTTCAAGGCCTATCAAAACAGTATTGAACTTCTAAAAGACATTCAAAAACAAGGCATTGAAGTCTTGGTCAGCCATGAGGACCCTCAAAATATTCGGAGGATTTTGCATGAATAGTCTCTTATTTTTAAAAACTTTTATCAAAGCCCGCTGGTTTGCGCCCAAAACGGAAGGAGCCCTTTTGTTAAGGCAGGAGAAGCTCTGGCAAGAACAAATCGCTTTTATGCAAAAGGAATCTCCTTATTTTAGGGAGCATGGTTTGTCTGAAGCTTTTCTCATGGACAAGGCCTTCATGATGGAAAATTTTGATCAACTGAACACCGTTGGTATGACCAAGGACAAGGCTTTTGCTTTAGCACTGCAAGAAGAAGAGAGTCGTCAATTCACTCAGCACGAGGCTGGTCTTGCTGTCGGGCTTTCCTCTGGCACCTCGGGTAATAGAGGCATCTTTCTGACCCAGGAAAAAGAACGGGTGATTTGGGCCGCAACGATCTTAGCCAAGGTATTGCCCCAAGGAAAACTCTTCCCCCACAAAATCGCCTTTTTCCTTAGAGCCGACAACAAACTCTATCAAACGGTTGATTCGCCTCTGCTTTCTTTGGCCTATTTTGACATGGAAAGAGACTTGAGTACACATATCCAGCGACTCAATGATCTGCAGCCTAGTATCTTGGTTGCACCCGCATCAGTCTTACTGCAACTAGCCCATCTGCAAAGCAAGAATCAACTCAGCATCGCACCGCATAAGGTGATATCGGTGGCAGAAATTCTGGAGGATGGCGACCGCAAGGTTATTCAATCAGCCTTCAAACAAGAGGTCATCCACCAGATTTATCAAGCTACCGAGGGCTTTCTTGGCTATACCTGCCCTCAGGGGACCTTACACCTCAATGAGGACGTCTTGATTATCGGTCAAGAATGGCTGGATGATAAACGCTTTTACCCCATTATTACTGACCTTTTGCGCAAGAGTCAGCCAATAATCAATTACCGGCTCAATGACATCTTGCAAATCAAAGAAGAGGCCTGTCCCTGTGGCAGTCCCCTGATGGCTATTGAGAAAATTGAAGGTCGCTCAGATGACCTCTTCTTCGGAGAAAAAAGGGACGGCAGTGTCGCCCTAATCTATCCTGATTTTATCAGAAGGTGTTTTCTGCAATCAGGCTTCGAAGGGGACTACCAAGTCCGTCAGCTAAGCCTAGACCAGCTGGACCTTGGTCTTTCCCATTTTGACAAAAAAGAAGATTTGGAGAAGGCCTTCCAGTCCCTGGCTGCGCTGCAAGAATTCAAGCCCTTTACGCTTCAATTTTCAGCTTACAGCAAGCCTCATAAGCAAAAATTACGCCGCATCATCCAAGCCATGCCTAAAGAGAAAGTGAACGAATGTTATGAGAAAAGTATCGATTAAAGGTTACGGGACTGCCCTACCAGCAGACAGCATCACCTTCGGTGACCAACGCCGTTTCCGTGTGGCCAATAGCAAGGAGCAGTTGCCCCTAGCCGTTGAAGCCTGCCAAAAAGCCTTAGCCAATGCCAAACTCTTGATATCTGATATTGATTGTATTGTCTCAGCTAGCGCTGTCGGCATTCAGCCTATTCCCTGCACCGCAGCTTTGATTCACGAACAAATTGCCCTGGGCACAGATATCCCAGCATTGGATATTAATTCTACCTGCACCAGCTTTATCACCGCCCTGGATACCATCTCCTACTTGATTGAAGCAGGGCGCTACCAGCGCGTGCTGATTGTCTCCAGTGAAGTTGGCTCCCAAGGGCTGAACCCAGACCAAATAGAGTCTTATGAGCTCTTTGGAGATGGCGCGGCAGCTTTCATCATCGAAAAAAGCCAAGAAGACAAAGGCATCATCGATGCTATCCAAGCCACCTGGTCCGAAGGGGCACATGACACGGAAATCCGAGGCGGATTGACCAGCCTCCCACCCCAATATTTCGTGGCTGAAAAAGCCAGCGACTACCAATTTGACATGAAAGGACGCCGCATCCTGTCCCTATCAGCCAAGAAAATCCCGGCCCTAATGACCAAACTGCTGACCAAAAACCAGATGACCACAGCCGACATCGACTTCGCCATCCCCCACCAAGCCAGCAAGGCCCTACCACTCATCATAAAAAAAATGGGACTGCGCCAAGACCAATACCTCGACATCGTCAAAGACTACGGCAACATGGTTTCCGTCTCAGTCCCCTTCGCCCTAGCCTACGCCCTAGACAATCAAATGATCCACCCCGGCCAAACCATCGCCCTCATGGGCACCGCAGCAGGATTGACAGCTAATATAATGTTGCTGAAGGTGTAGGGGGATAGGATATGATATAAAATTTCAATTTATTTAATTATTTAATTATTTAATTATTTGATTAGAAGAGAGGAACAATGTTGTGATAAATAGAGGTTCAGAATATAAAAAATGGGATTTACATATACATTCCCCATTTACAATTTTAAATAATAATTTTGAAAAAATTGAAGATGGATCGCCAGATATTGATAAATTTATCAAAAAAATAAAAGATGAAAAAATAGATGTAATAGGATTAACGAACTATTTCAATTTTACAGAAAATGATTTTGAACTAAAACGGAAATTAGAAAGATTTGGAGTAGTTACTTTCTTAAACCTTGAAGTTAGACTTTCTAACATAAATAAAGAAGATCAATTATTTGATTATCATGTTATATTTGATCCATTATTAGATGATCAAATAATAAAAAATCTATTAGGGCAATTAAAAGCAAATATAGGAAGCACTGAAAAATCATTTAATACACTTACATATAATGAAGTTGAAAAACTGGCTAATGTTTCATTTAATGATTTGATAAAAGTATTGAGTAGTGATAAAGAACTAAATGGTAGATATCTAAAAGGTTTTCTTTCGAGGGGACATGGTAGTGCAACTAGTGATAAGGATTCTAAAAATCAGGCAGTTTATGAAAATATTTGTGTAAATTCTGACTTTATTATACATTCCAGCTGTAATGATCCGAAAACCTGTTCAGATAAGAAATGTAAACATAATAATCTCAAGAAAGATAGAGAATTTTGGCTCGGGAGTAAGTATGTAAGACCACTTTTACAGTCTTCGGATGCACATTCTATAGAAAAAATCGGAAAAAAATATTCTTGGATAAAATCTGATTTAACTTTTGAAGGATTAAAGCAGATAAAGTATGAACCAGAATTTCGAATTTGTTTAGACAAAGAAAAACCATCATTAAAAAAAGATGAACTTGTAATTGACTATATAGAATATAAAGGTAAAAAATTATTTTTATCTGAAAATTTAAATTCAATCATTGGTGGCCGATCAACTGGAAAATCAACTTTATTAAATTCTATTGCTAAAAAACTTGGAAATACAGTAGATGTTGGTAATTATTATTTTGAAGATATTGATAATTTTAAAGTCTATTGGAGAGATGGTAAAGAAGATGATTCACGAAAAATACATTATATTCCTCAAGAATATATGTTTTCTTTAGCAAAAGATAATGAGAAGTTAAAATCATTAGTTGGGGAAATAATTCAATCGAAAGGAATTGATTTCCAACTTAGAAACTATGAAATGAAATGTAGTAATTTACAACGAGAAATAAAGAATCTGATTCATGGCTTCAAAGAAAATATGAGATTTCAAGAAGAATTAATTTCACCAGAAGCAGAAAAAGGACTCACTGAAGCCAGAATTGAAGCTTATGAAAATAAAAAGAAAGAACTGTTAGAATTCGATTCTTTTAAAGACGATGAAAGGGTTTTAGTAGAAGAAAAAAGAAAACTTTTAGATCATCTAATTAAAGAAAATAAAAATCTCGATGATGATTTAAACATCGTTAATAATTTACAACTTTCAGATACTAATTTCATTATTGAAAATTTTTTGAACCCGTCAAATGATTTGCAAACAAAAATTAATAGTATTATTGAAGATATCAAAAATTTAATTGCAGATAAATTTAGTTCAGAATTATTTGTTTTAAAAAATAAATTAAATCGAAAATTAATTGAAAATACAAAAATAATTCAGGAATTAGAAAACGATTCATTAATTCAAAAATATAATAAATATCTTGAAAAAAATTTTGAGATATTAAAGCTTGAAGAATTGATAAAATTAGAGTATCACATATTGTCAGAAATAAATGCATTTGAAAATAAAAAACAACAATTAGTCCAAGAGGAAAAAGATATTAAAAAAGAAATTATTGATAAGTATAAGGAATATACAAAATATAGAGAAGATTTACAAAATTCTTTCAAAATAAATGAAGAAGATGATTTAACCATTTCAATTAAATTTTCTTTGTGTGATCTATATGCTGAGTTTGACTACATCAATGGAAGAGGAAATTCGAAACAGTTATTTATTGAAAACATGTATTCTGATTTTGATTCTGTAGTTGATAGCATTTTTGATGATAATTCATTGGTTTTTAACGGTAATAAAAATCATTTTTCGCATCTAGAGTATTTTTTAAATAAAAATTTTTATCATTATCATTTTGATATAGAATATCAAAATGATAAATTCGATCAAATGTCACCAGGTAAGAAGTCTTTTATTGTGTTAAAATTGATTCTTGATTATTCAGAAAGTAAAATTCCAGTATTAATTGATCAACCAGAGGATAGTTTAGATAATCGTGCTATTTATAGTGAGTTGACAACATATATAAAGAAAACAAAATTGAATCGACAAATAATTCTTGTAACACATAATCCAAATATTGTTGTGACAGGTGACTGTGAAAACATTATTGTTGCAAATAAGGATTCCAATAATTCGCAAAATGAAAATGGATTAACATTTGATTATATTAATGGATCCTTGGAAAGTTCAATTAGAAAACCTGAAAGTAATTATATATTACAAAAATTCAGCATTAAAGAACATGTTTGTGATATTTTAGAAGGTGGTCAAACAGCTTTTCTCAAGCGCGAAAACAAATACAATATACATCAAAGGGTTTTGAGATAAAACAATATATCTTAATTTATTGATTTGATAAAATACTAGTTTTAGTAATTTATGTTATCCTTATTTAGTTAATCATAAAATTGAAAGTAGGTGCTTACATGACAAATTCTGTAAGTTCCAAGCAGGATAAGAAGTACAATTTAGCAGCTTTCTTCTCCGCCGGTAGATGCCATTGG contains:
- a CDS encoding MBL fold metallo-hydrolase, with translation MSKIKSLKYFECGYCVNQESMIFKGVPKKEVLFPAGVFLINHEDLGYILYDTGYAVDVASSKKLKYLLYRLPNPIHLKREDCIDRQLEKLDIKVSHINHIIISHLHPDHIGCLKLFPNADFYLSRKAYQCYLKPKFRELIFQEYFPEDFDKRLQVLDFPTDSSLLPGQKCLDFLMDASIMAYSLDGHAKGQLCLHLPEKKLFLAADTVWRTDMLDKIDRMRTIPRLIQSDFKAYQNSIELLKDIQKQGIEVLVSHEDPQNIRRILHE
- a CDS encoding F390 synthetase-related protein, with the translated sequence MNSLLFLKTFIKARWFAPKTEGALLLRQEKLWQEQIAFMQKESPYFREHGLSEAFLMDKAFMMENFDQLNTVGMTKDKAFALALQEEESRQFTQHEAGLAVGLSSGTSGNRGIFLTQEKERVIWAATILAKVLPQGKLFPHKIAFFLRADNKLYQTVDSPLLSLAYFDMERDLSTHIQRLNDLQPSILVAPASVLLQLAHLQSKNQLSIAPHKVISVAEILEDGDRKVIQSAFKQEVIHQIYQATEGFLGYTCPQGTLHLNEDVLIIGQEWLDDKRFYPIITDLLRKSQPIINYRLNDILQIKEEACPCGSPLMAIEKIEGRSDDLFFGEKRDGSVALIYPDFIRRCFLQSGFEGDYQVRQLSLDQLDLGLSHFDKKEDLEKAFQSLAALQEFKPFTLQFSAYSKPHKQKLRRIIQAMPKEKVNECYEKSID
- a CDS encoding 3-oxoacyl-[acyl-carrier-protein] synthase III C-terminal domain-containing protein, whose amino-acid sequence is MRKVSIKGYGTALPADSITFGDQRRFRVANSKEQLPLAVEACQKALANAKLLISDIDCIVSASAVGIQPIPCTAALIHEQIALGTDIPALDINSTCTSFITALDTISYLIEAGRYQRVLIVSSEVGSQGLNPDQIESYELFGDGAAAFIIEKSQEDKGIIDAIQATWSEGAHDTEIRGGLTSLPPQYFVAEKASDYQFDMKGRRILSLSAKKIPALMTKLLTKNQMTTADIDFAIPHQASKALPLIIKKMGLRQDQYLDIVKDYGNMVSVSVPFALAYALDNQMIHPGQTIALMGTAAGLTANIMLLKV
- a CDS encoding TrlF family AAA-like ATPase, which encodes MINRGSEYKKWDLHIHSPFTILNNNFEKIEDGSPDIDKFIKKIKDEKIDVIGLTNYFNFTENDFELKRKLERFGVVTFLNLEVRLSNINKEDQLFDYHVIFDPLLDDQIIKNLLGQLKANIGSTEKSFNTLTYNEVEKLANVSFNDLIKVLSSDKELNGRYLKGFLSRGHGSATSDKDSKNQAVYENICVNSDFIIHSSCNDPKTCSDKKCKHNNLKKDREFWLGSKYVRPLLQSSDAHSIEKIGKKYSWIKSDLTFEGLKQIKYEPEFRICLDKEKPSLKKDELVIDYIEYKGKKLFLSENLNSIIGGRSTGKSTLLNSIAKKLGNTVDVGNYYFEDIDNFKVYWRDGKEDDSRKIHYIPQEYMFSLAKDNEKLKSLVGEIIQSKGIDFQLRNYEMKCSNLQREIKNLIHGFKENMRFQEELISPEAEKGLTEARIEAYENKKKELLEFDSFKDDERVLVEEKRKLLDHLIKENKNLDDDLNIVNNLQLSDTNFIIENFLNPSNDLQTKINSIIEDIKNLIADKFSSELFVLKNKLNRKLIENTKIIQELENDSLIQKYNKYLEKNFEILKLEELIKLEYHILSEINAFENKKQQLVQEEKDIKKEIIDKYKEYTKYREDLQNSFKINEEDDLTISIKFSLCDLYAEFDYINGRGNSKQLFIENMYSDFDSVVDSIFDDNSLVFNGNKNHFSHLEYFLNKNFYHYHFDIEYQNDKFDQMSPGKKSFIVLKLILDYSESKIPVLIDQPEDSLDNRAIYSELTTYIKKTKLNRQIILVTHNPNIVVTGDCENIIVANKDSNNSQNENGLTFDYINGSLESSIRKPESNYILQKFSIKEHVCDILEGGQTAFLKRENKYNIHQRVLR